A stretch of Bos indicus x Bos taurus breed Angus x Brahman F1 hybrid chromosome 17, Bos_hybrid_MaternalHap_v2.0, whole genome shotgun sequence DNA encodes these proteins:
- the SLC35E4 gene encoding solute carrier family 35 member E4, which yields MCRCPPDHHDGRMTSAEAVEVAGGARWAGSAEWPPGTPQALRRPGRARVAVAALVWLLAGASMSSLNKWIFTVHGFGRPLLLSALHMLAAALACHRGARRPLPGQTRRQVLLLSLTFGASMACGNVGLSAVPLDLAQLATTTTPLITLALSALLLGRRHHPLQFAAMGPLCLGAACSLAGELRTPPAGCGFLLAATCLRGLKSIQQSALLQEEQLDAVTLLYATSLPSFCLLAGAALVLEAGVAPPPVPTDCHLWACVLLSCLLSVLYNLASFSLLALTSALTVHVLGNLTVVGNLVLSRLLFGSRLSTLSYVGVALTLSGMFLYHNCEFVASWAARRGFRWRDQPGKGL from the exons ATGTGCCGTTGCCCGCCGGACCACCATGACGGCAGGATGACCTCTGCCGAGGCAGTGGAGGTGGCTGGCGGCGCTCGGTGGGCCGGGTCCGCCGAGTGGCCCCCTGGCACCCCGCAGGCCCTTCGGcggcctggccgggcccgggtgGCCGTGGCCGCGCTGGTGTGGCTGCTGGCGGGAGCCAGCATGTCGAGCCTCAACAAGTGGATTTTCACGGTGCACGGCTTCGGGCGGCCCCTGCTGCTGTCGGCGCTGCACATGCTGGCGGCCGCGCTGGCCTGCCACCGGGGGGCGCGGCGCCCCTTGCCCGGGCAGACCCGCCGCCAGGTGCTGCTGCTCAGCCTCACCTTCGGCGCCTCGATGGCTTGCGGCAACGTGGGCCTGAGCGCCGTGCCGCTGGACCTGGCACAGctggccaccaccaccaccccgctCATCACGCTGGCCCTGTCCGCGCTGCTGCTTGGCCGGCGCCACCACCCACTGCAGTTTGCGGCCATGGGTCCGCTCTGCCTGGGGGCCGCCTGCAGCCTGGCCGGAGAGCTCCGGACACCCCCGGCTGGCTGCGGTTTCCTGCTGGCGGCAACCTGCCTCCGTGGCCTCAAGTCCATTCAGCAGA GTGCCCTGCTGCAGGAAGAGCAGCTGGACGCGGTGACCCTGCTGTACGCCACCTCGCTGCCCAGCTTCTGCCTGCTGGCTGGCGCCGCCCTGGTGCTGGAGGCCGGCGTGGCGCCGCCGCCCGTCCCCACCGACTGCCACCTCTGGGCCTGTGTCCTGCTCAGCTGCCTCCTGTCCGTGCTCTACAACCTGGCCAGCTTCTCCCTGCTGGCCCTCACCTCGGCCCTCACGGTCCACGTCCTGGGCAACCTCACCGTTGTGGGCAACCTCGTCCTGTCCCGGCTGCTGTTTGGCAGCCGCCTCAGCACCCTCAGCTATGTGGGCGTGGCGCTCACCCTTTCTGGAATGTTCCTTTACCACAACTGTGAGTTCGTGGCCTCCTGGGCTGCCCGCCGGGGATTCCGGTGGAGGGACCAGCCTGGTAAGGGTCTCTGA
- the TCN2 gene encoding transcobalamin-2 isoform X1, whose product MGHLGALLFLLGGLGALANICEITEVDSTLVERLGQRLLPWMDRLSPEQLNPSIYVGLRLSSLQAGAKEAHYLHSLKLSYQQSLLRPASNKDDNDSEAKPSMGQLALYLLALRANCEFIGGRKGDRLVSQLKRFLEDEKRAIGHNHQGHPRTSYYQYSLGILALCVHQKRVHDSVVGKLLYAVEHKPHLLQDHVSVDTMAMAGMAFSCLELSNLNPKQRNRINLALKRVQEKILKAQTPEGYFGNVYSTPLALQLLMGSLRPSVELGTACLKAKAALQASLQHKTFQNPLMISQLLPVLNQKSYVDLISPDCQAPRALLEPALETPPQAKVPKFIDVLLKVSGISPSYRHSVSVPAGSSLEDILKNAQEHGRFRFRTQASLSGPFLTSVLGRKAGEREFWQVLRDPDTPLQQGIADYRPKDGETIELRLVGW is encoded by the exons ATGGGGCACCTCGGGGCCCTCCTCTTCCTGCTGGGGGGCCTGGGAGCGCTAGCCAACATCTGCG AGATAACCGAGGTGGACAGCACGCTGGTGGAGAGGCTGGGCCAGCGCCTCCTGCCCTGGATGGACCGGCTCTCCCCGGAGCAGCTGAACCCCAGTATCTACGTGGGCCTGCGCCTCTCGAGCCTGCAGGCTGGGGCCAAGGAGGCCCACTACCTGCACAGCCTCAAGCTCAGCTACCAGCAGAGCCTCCTGAG GCCTGCCTCCAACAAGGATGACAATGACTCCGAGGCCAAGCCCTCTATGGGCCAGCTGGCCCTCTACCTGCTGGCTCTCCGGGCCAACTGCGAGTTCATCGGAGGCCGCAAGGGGGACAGGCTGGTCTCCCAGCTGAAGCGGTTCCTGGAGGACGAGAAGAGGGCCATCG GGCACAACCACCAGGGTCACCCCCGCACCAGCTACTACCAGTACAGCCTGGGCATCCTGGCCCTGTGTGTCCACCAGAAGCGAGTCCACGACAGTGTGGTGGGCAAGCTCCTGTACGCCGTGGAACACAAGCCGCATCTCCTGCAGGACCACGTCTCTGTGG ACACCATGGCCATGGCAGGCATGGCCTTCTCCTGTCTGGAGCTGTCCAACCTCAACCCCAAGCAGAGAAACCGGATCAACCTGGCCCTCAAGAGAGTGCAAGAGAAGATCCTGAAGGCCCAGACCCCAGAGGGCTACTTCGGGAATGTCTACAGCACCCCTCTGGCTTTGCAG TTGCTGATGGGCTCCCTCAGGCCCTCGGTGGAGCTGGGCACAGCCTGCCTTAAAGCCAAGGCTGCTCTGCAGGCCAGCCTACAgcacaagaccttccagaacccTCTCATGATCTCTCAGCTGCTGCCTGTCCTGAACCAGAAGAGCTATGTGGATCTCATCTCCCCAGACTGCCAGGCTCCAAGAG CCCTGTTGGAACCGGCTCTGGAGACCCCGCCACAGGCCAAAGTCCCGAAGTTCATTGACGTCTTGCTGAAGGTCTCCGGCATCTCCCCTTCATACAGACACTCTGTCTCTGTCCCTGCTGGCTCCTCCCTGGAAGACATCCTGAAGAACGCCCAGGAGCATGGAAGATTCAG GTTTAgaacacaggcctccctgtctggcCCCTTCCTGACCTCCGTGCTGGGGAGAAAGGCTGGGGAACGTGAGTTCTGGCAGGTCCTCCGAGATCCTGACACCCCCTTGCAGCAAG GTATTGCTGACTACAGACCCAAGGATGGAGAGACCATCGAGCTGAGGCTGGTTGGCtggtag
- the TCN2 gene encoding transcobalamin-2 isoform X2, with product MDRLSPEQLNPSIYVGLRLSSLQAGAKEAHYLHSLKLSYQQSLLRPASNKDDNDSEAKPSMGQLALYLLALRANCEFIGGRKGDRLVSQLKRFLEDEKRAIGHNHQGHPRTSYYQYSLGILALCVHQKRVHDSVVGKLLYAVEHKPHLLQDHVSVDTMAMAGMAFSCLELSNLNPKQRNRINLALKRVQEKILKAQTPEGYFGNVYSTPLALQLLMGSLRPSVELGTACLKAKAALQASLQHKTFQNPLMISQLLPVLNQKSYVDLISPDCQAPRALLEPALETPPQAKVPKFIDVLLKVSGISPSYRHSVSVPAGSSLEDILKNAQEHGRFRFRTQASLSGPFLTSVLGRKAGEREFWQVLRDPDTPLQQGIADYRPKDGETIELRLVGW from the exons ATGGACCGGCTCTCCCCGGAGCAGCTGAACCCCAGTATCTACGTGGGCCTGCGCCTCTCGAGCCTGCAGGCTGGGGCCAAGGAGGCCCACTACCTGCACAGCCTCAAGCTCAGCTACCAGCAGAGCCTCCTGAG GCCTGCCTCCAACAAGGATGACAATGACTCCGAGGCCAAGCCCTCTATGGGCCAGCTGGCCCTCTACCTGCTGGCTCTCCGGGCCAACTGCGAGTTCATCGGAGGCCGCAAGGGGGACAGGCTGGTCTCCCAGCTGAAGCGGTTCCTGGAGGACGAGAAGAGGGCCATCG GGCACAACCACCAGGGTCACCCCCGCACCAGCTACTACCAGTACAGCCTGGGCATCCTGGCCCTGTGTGTCCACCAGAAGCGAGTCCACGACAGTGTGGTGGGCAAGCTCCTGTACGCCGTGGAACACAAGCCGCATCTCCTGCAGGACCACGTCTCTGTGG ACACCATGGCCATGGCAGGCATGGCCTTCTCCTGTCTGGAGCTGTCCAACCTCAACCCCAAGCAGAGAAACCGGATCAACCTGGCCCTCAAGAGAGTGCAAGAGAAGATCCTGAAGGCCCAGACCCCAGAGGGCTACTTCGGGAATGTCTACAGCACCCCTCTGGCTTTGCAG TTGCTGATGGGCTCCCTCAGGCCCTCGGTGGAGCTGGGCACAGCCTGCCTTAAAGCCAAGGCTGCTCTGCAGGCCAGCCTACAgcacaagaccttccagaacccTCTCATGATCTCTCAGCTGCTGCCTGTCCTGAACCAGAAGAGCTATGTGGATCTCATCTCCCCAGACTGCCAGGCTCCAAGAG CCCTGTTGGAACCGGCTCTGGAGACCCCGCCACAGGCCAAAGTCCCGAAGTTCATTGACGTCTTGCTGAAGGTCTCCGGCATCTCCCCTTCATACAGACACTCTGTCTCTGTCCCTGCTGGCTCCTCCCTGGAAGACATCCTGAAGAACGCCCAGGAGCATGGAAGATTCAG GTTTAgaacacaggcctccctgtctggcCCCTTCCTGACCTCCGTGCTGGGGAGAAAGGCTGGGGAACGTGAGTTCTGGCAGGTCCTCCGAGATCCTGACACCCCCTTGCAGCAAG GTATTGCTGACTACAGACCCAAGGATGGAGAGACCATCGAGCTGAGGCTGGTTGGCtggtag